The following coding sequences are from one Capsicum annuum cultivar UCD-10X-F1 chromosome 3, UCD10Xv1.1, whole genome shotgun sequence window:
- the LOC107862438 gene encoding 22.0 kDa class IV heat shock protein, which produces MVKTTVSFMSFLVLAMVIAFLPSKTEALMPYNRPIWDIMFPPEADPFRILEQTPLTIPKGVESIALARSDWKETEKEHVITLDIPGMRKEDIKIEVEENRVLRISGERKTEEEIEGEKWHRAERTSGKFWRQFRLPGNADLENIKAHLENGVLKITVPKLAEEKKKQNKVISIAEESKSAGGENIKTTKDEM; this is translated from the coding sequence atggtgaaaacaaCAGTTAGCTTTATGAGTTTTCTTGTTTTAGCAATGGTTATTGCCTTTCTTCCATCAAAAACTGAGGCACTGATGCCATACAACCGCCCCATATGGGACATAATGTTTCCACCAGAGGCTGATCCTTTCAGGATTCTTGAACAAACCCCACTCACCATCCCAAAAGGGGTCGAATCAATCGCCTTAGCTCGCTCAGATTGGAAGGAAACTGAAAAAGAGCATGTAATTACACTTGACATACCAGGGATGAGGAAGGAGGACATCAAGATCGAGGTGGAAGAAAATAGGGTGTTGAGAATCAGTGGGGAAAGGAAAACAGAAGAAGAAATTGAAGGGGAAAAATGGCACAGAGCTGAAAGGACTAGTGGTAAATTCTGGAGACAGTTTAGACTTCCTGGAAATGCTGATTTGGAAAACATCAAGGCTCATTTGGAAAATGGTGTGTTGAAGATTACTGTGCCAAAGTTAGctgaagagaagaagaaacagaATAAGGTGATTAGTATTGCAGAGGAAAGCAAATCTGCTGGAGGTGAGAATATTAAAACTACAAAAGATGAGATGTAA